Proteins encoded in a region of the Onthophagus taurus isolate NC chromosome 10, IU_Otau_3.0, whole genome shotgun sequence genome:
- the LOC111420452 gene encoding protein-associating with the carboxyl-terminal domain of ezrin: MGNEQSLSSSTEINHKAIEVTDFYTHHSASVNFGNVNNLSVFIGEEVLDGSIWIKQTPLEKSSKNLMVYRHPCILKYFSSWEKGSKFHLAVEDVKPLSLVLSTLNNLQICIGLYSILKALYFLHNIAEVSHNNVCLASIYIAKDGNWKLGGMEYLCKFKEMTLDYMGKTKKYRYNKGIDPNEMKYLGEKKLERRDFVDLYSFSVLVWDVLKKNDEIPFLGEFLELCRNDLQNSNINLRPKFDTLLEHDFFNHDFIKIHCFLTELPLKSDIEKNEFFTTLIGKLRNFDELIIASQLTNLLLSRMVLLNKTAQTNVIPFLLSPKEELDTEDENLGLFTTDTFKKYVIPKLLEIFCVRDAQIRLLLLEHLNHYINCFQIQELQSNILPELLVGVKDTNDQLVAITLRALADLVPILGAETVIGGKRAKLFNDGRPIQHLTRKQRKSIRKNDLNTPSNVCIEKDLLENRDILQDLPERPSPDGEEGETSTEDLEEEDNWEDWDLNEAQREITKDNLETSINAEMSSMSLGVNRKNSKKDLPDILELDIKNQKNKTDLDDIDFFQDMEPVIEVNKFNVEAKDVDVRKFGVVNEDKEEGWGDDDW; encoded by the exons ATGGGGAACGAACAATCGTTGAGTTCTTCAACAGAAATTAATCATAAAGCCATTGAAGTAACGGATTTTTACACACATCATTCGGCGAGCGTTAATTTtggaaatgttaataatttgtCTGTGTTTATCGGTGAAGAAGTTTTAGATGGATCTATATGGATTAAACAAACTCCTTTAGAGAAATCTAGCAAG AATTTAATGGTTTATAGGCATCCgtgtattttaaaatatttttcatcttGGGAAAAAGGATCGAAATTTCATTTAGCAGTtgaagatgtaaaaccacttTCGCTGGTTTTATCGACGTtgaataatttacaaatttgtatTGGTTTATATTCGATATTAAAAGCGTTATATTTTTTGCATAACATTGCTGAAGTCTCACATAACAACGTTTGTTTGGCTTCCATTTATATTGCTAAAGATGGTAACTGGAAATTAGGTGGAATggaatatttatgtaaatttaaagaaatgacATTGGATTATATGggtaaaacgaaaaaatatcGATACAATAAAGGCATAGATCCAAACGAAATGAAATATTTGGGAGAAAAGAAACTTGAAAGACGCGATTTTGTCGATTTATATAGTTTTAGTGTGTTAGTTTgggatgttttaaaaaaaaatgatgaaatccCGTTTTTGGGGGAGTTTTTGGAGTTATGTCGGAATGATTTGCaaaattccaatattaattTGCGACCTAAATTTGATACTTTGTTGGAGCATGACTTTTTTAATCacgattttatcaaaattcatTGCTTTTTAACTGAATTACCTTTAAAGTCCGATATAGAAAAGAACgaattttttacaactttaattgggaaattacgaaattttgatgaattaatAATCGCAAGCCAATTaactaatcttttattatcaaggatggttttattaaataaaaccgcCCAAACGAACGTTATTCCATTTTTACTTTCCCCAAAAGAAg aattagACACAGAAGATGAAAATCTTGGTTTATTCACAACAGACACTTTTAAAAAGTATGTCATTCCAAAACTCTTAGAAATATTTTGCGTCCGAGACGCCCAAATTCGTTTATTACTCTTAGAACATTTAAATCATTACATAAACTGTTTTCAAATACAAGAATTACAATCGAACATATTACCAGAGTTATTAGTAGGTGTTAAAGACACAAACGACCAATTAGTGGCGATTACATTAAGAGCTTTAGCTGATCTCGTCCCAATTCTTGGCGCAGAAACTGTTATTGGTGGAAAACGAGCTAAATTATTTAACGACGGTCGACCAATTCAACATTTAACAAgaaaacaacgaaaatcaataagaaaaaacgatCTAAATACTCCTTCAAATGTTTGTATTGAAAAAGATCTTTTAGAAAACAGAGATATTTTACAAGATTTACCAGAAAGGCCGTCACCGGACGGCGAAGAAGGTGAAACTTCGACGGAAGATTTAGAAGAGGAAGATAATTGGGAAGATTGGGATTTAAATGAAGCCCAAAGAGAAATCACaaaagataatttagaaaCTTCAATTAACGCCGAAATGAGTTCTATGAGTTTGGGTGTTAATCGAAAGAACTCCAAAAAAGATTTACCCGATATTTTAGAATTAGACATTAAGAATCAGAAGAATAAAACCGATTTAGatgatattgatttttttcaagatATGGAACCAGTTATTGAagtgaataaatttaatgtcgAAGCGAAAGATGTCGATGTAAGGAAATTTGGGGTTGTTAATGAAGATAAAGAGGAAGGCTGGGGTGATGACGATTGGTAA